Below is a genomic region from Methanolinea sp..
GTGGCGAGAATGCGTCTCTGTCTCCCCGTGCTCTTCCTCCTGATCGGAATCCTCCTCTCCCCGTGCACCGCCTCGGACGAACCCGCGGACGGGACCGTCGTTCCGGCCGACGCCGGCGGCGGGGTCGCGGGCATCGCCGAGGCCGCGAGGGGCGGGCCCCCGCTTCCCCCCCGCGCGGACTTCGCGGTCTACGGGCCGACGACCGGCCCCGCGCCGTTCCGCGTCCAGTTCTTCGACAACACGTCCGGGACACCCCCGTTCCGCCACCGGTGGGACTTCGGGGACGGGGGTGCCTCGACCGAGATGAACCCCGTCCACGTCTACACCCAAAATGGCGTCTACACGGTGACGCTCGCCGTCGAGGGCCCGTACGGCTCTGACAGCGTGGCAAAGGAGGGCTACATCCGGGTGATGAACGCGACCCCGGCCGCAAACTTCACGGCGTCCCCGGCCTTCGGTCCCGCCCCGCTCGAGGTGACCTTCACCGACACGTCGGCCGGCGTCGTCCACGAGAGGTTCTGGGAGTTCGGCGACGGGACGACCGCGTGGAGCAACGAGAGCGCGACCGTGACCCACGTCTACACCCTGCCCGGGAACTACACGGTCTCGCTCACCGTCCGGAACGAGGGGGGCGAGGATCGGCTGGCGCGCCCCGGCTGCGTCACCGTGCTCCCCTCGGGCCCGCCCCCGATCCCCTACTTCGTCGCAAATCCCCCCTTCGGCTTTGCGCCGCTCACCGTCCGGTTCCGGGACATGTCGGTGCGGTCGCCCACCGCGTGGTTCTGGGACTTCGGCGACGGGGTGACGTCCACGGAGAGGAACCCGGTCCACACCTACGCGCTCCCCGGGATCTACACGGTCGCGCTCACGGTGGGGAACGCCGGCGGGACCGCGACCTCCACGGGAACGGTCGTCGTGCGGTCACCGACCACGGTCCCCACGCCGGCAACGACGGTCACCACCCCGCCGACGACCCCCGTTCCGCCCGCAAAGCCGCCCGTCGCGTTCTTCAGGATGAACGTGACCATCGGGAAGGCACCGCTTTCCGTCCGGTTCACCGACATGTCGTTCTTTGCACCGGCATCGTGGCACTGGGACTTCGGCGACGGGAACACCTCGTCCGAGAGGAACCCGGTCCACACCTACGTCTCCCCCGGGACATACACGGTGACGCTCACGGTGCGCAACGCCGCGGGCGAGAGCACGACGTCGCGGCCGGTCTTCGCGCGGTGACCGCGCCGCACCATTTTTCGCACCTATTTCCCCGCGGGAGTCCGGGAGAACGCTTCACGCCGCCTCCTCCCCCTCCCGCTGGCCGGGGCACGCCCCCGCATTCCCCCCGCAGGCGGAAACGACCCTCGCGGGGTCGAACCTGACGTGGATCTCCCTCGTCCTGCCCCTCCCCGCCGTCCTCCGGGCGCGGACCGCGATCGCCCCCGCCTCCTCGAGCCTCCGGACCCTCTGGTGGAACGCGGCGTAGCTCATCCGCACCCGCATCGTGACCGCGTCGAAGAGGAGGCCCGCCGTGAGGGGGACGCCGGGCTCGGCGAGGACAAGCCTCGCGGCCTGGAGGAGGATCTCCCGCTCCTCGCCGGAGAGCGCCTCCACGCAGTCCTCGAGCCGGGCATCCCGCGATGCCTCGAACGCCGCCTCCACGTGCCCCGCGGTGATCTCCCGGTCCCCCGCCCTCTCCGCGGCGAGCGCCGCCCTCCGGAGGAGGTCGATTCCCACCCGGAGGTCCCCGCAGGAGACGGTCTTCTCCACGACGAGGTCGAGCACGTCGCCGGGGAGCACGCCGGGGAGGAGTGCGCGGCGGGCCCTGTCGCGCAGGATGCCGGCGACCTCCTCCCTCGCGTAGGGCGAAAACGGGATCTCGGCCGCGTAGAGGACCGAGACGACCGCGGGGTCGAGCGCGCGGGAGAGGTCGGTCCCGGGGTTCCCGACAACGAGGAGGACGCCGGCCCTCGCCCCGGGGTACGCCTCGTGGAGCCGGAGGAGCGCGGAGAGGACCTGGTCGAGGACCCTCCCGGCGAGCAGCAGGTTCGCGTCGTCGAGGCAGACGGAGAGGACGCGCTTCTCCGCGGCAAGGCCCTTCCCGATCCGGTCGAGGACCTCGCGGACGGGGCTGCCGAGGGCGGGCGGGGCGTGCCCGTAGATCGCGGTGTGGATGCGGGAGAGGACCGCGTGGAGCGTCCGCTCGCCCTGGCAGTGGACGTGGACCGGGACGATCTTCCGCGTCGCCTCCTCGACCTCGGCAAATATCCTCCGGACGCAGGTCGTCTTCCCGGTCCCCGGCGGTCCCCGCAGGAGCGCGTTCACGGGCCTGCCGCCGTGCAGCCCGGGCTGGAGGCAGTACGCGATCTCCCGGAGCTGGGAGTCGCGGAAGAGGATCTCCTCGGGGAGGAAGTCTGCCTCGAGGACCTCGCGGTCGCGGAACACGGAGTTCCCGAGCGGGCCGATCACCGGGGCCATGCACGATCGGATCGGCCACCGGCTACTTGAAGGAGAGCGGGGCGCGGGGTGAAAGTGGACGCGGGGGATCCCGCAAGCGGGCCTCGTGCGCACATGCGTCAGGCAAATTCATCCAGTACCTTTCCGAGTTTCTCGAACTCGCCGTACCGGACCGTCCAGAACGAGGGGCCGTCGCGCACCGGAAAGACGGGGACCGCGTCGGAGAAGAGGATGCCAAAGACGGCTCCGCGGCCCGAGAAGAGATATTCGAGCGGTTCGAGGTACCCCCTCGCCCCCTTGAGGAGAGCCATGTACTCGAGGAGCTGGACGAGCCCCTCCCCCGCGTACGCGGGGTCGTCGGTGTACTTCACCTCGCCGACGAGGACCCTTTGCTCTCCCGTCTCCCCGTCGCGGACCTCGAGGAGGATGTCCGGCCTCCCGGACCAAATGGCCGCCGGGGATCCCCCCGTCGCCTCGCAGAAGGCCTCGAGGGCGCGGATCTTCCTCCCGGGGAACGAGTCAGGGTTTCGCAGGGCTGCTCTTGCCTCCTCGATTCCCTCCCACAGGGCATAGTTTCCCGCCGCGTTGTGGAAGATCCGGAACGTCTTTTCCCCCGCCGTCCAGCGCGCGACGCAGCTTTCGCCCTCCTCGAGCGGGTAAAAGACGATGCGTGCACCCCGCTCCCTGTAGTGGCGGATGATCCGCACGACCCAGAAGAGCTCAAAGAGCGCTTCGTCCCTCCCCGGCCTGATGAACGTCTCGTAGAGGAGCCACCGCGCCGTCCCGGGATCCCACTCGTGGGCCATCAGCCGGCGGTAGAAGAGCAGGAGCCGGGCCGCATCCCGGTAGAGGGGGAGCCGGGCCTTGAGCGCGCGGGAGACCATCCTCTCCGTGACCCTTGCCTCCCCGGCGGGGATCCTCCTCATGTACACATTCCCCGAGAGGAGAGAGGGCACAACCCTCCCGAGGTTTGCCTCCCCCACCCATGCCGAGACCCACCCGTACTCCTTCTCCAGCGCTTCCCGCATGTCGTTCTCGAGGATGTCGGAGATGATCGAGACGATCTCCCGGAGGACGAGGTTTTCCGGCGTACCGTACTCGCGCTCAATCCTCTCACAGACATAGCAGGGATTCCTCGAGCCTGGCCTGCACCGCGCCCGGAACGTCTTGTGCCAGTCGATCCTCCCCCGCACCTCCCCCTCGTACTCCTCGTCCCGAGCCTCGACCGTCGTTTTAACCCGGTGCAGCCGTTCCGCGAGGATGCGGGCGAAAGGGATCACGCCGGGGTACTCCTCTCCATCGCTCCCCTCCTGGATACGCTCCGAGAGGACGAAGTGGATGCGCAGGATCTTCTCGAGGGCAGATATCGAAGGAAGGTAGCCCCCCTCCCGGAAGAACGTGGAAAGACCCCTTCTCTCTATTCTCCCCTCCTTCAGGAAGGCGAGGAGGTCGGGCGCGATCTCCTCGACGAGGATCTCTGGGTCGGTGACCATTCACTTCGAGGTTTCCCTTGGGATCCCAAGGAATTCCCGGGCGTATTCCACCATGTACTCCTTGTCCCTCACGCACTGCAAGCCTTCGAGGATTTTGATGAACTCTCTTTGATCCTCCTCGCGGAGACCCTCAAACTGGGGGACGACATACATCACGAGCGCGGACTCCCACCCGTCACGTCCCGAGTGCAGGATGCACCTGATGACGTCGTGGATGA
It encodes:
- a CDS encoding ORC1-type DNA replication protein — its product is MAPVIGPLGNSVFRDREVLEADFLPEEILFRDSQLREIAYCLQPGLHGGRPVNALLRGPPGTGKTTCVRRIFAEVEEATRKIVPVHVHCQGERTLHAVLSRIHTAIYGHAPPALGSPVREVLDRIGKGLAAEKRVLSVCLDDANLLLAGRVLDQVLSALLRLHEAYPGARAGVLLVVGNPGTDLSRALDPAVVSVLYAAEIPFSPYAREEVAGILRDRARRALLPGVLPGDVLDLVVEKTVSCGDLRVGIDLLRRAALAAERAGDREITAGHVEAAFEASRDARLEDCVEALSGEEREILLQAARLVLAEPGVPLTAGLLFDAVTMRVRMSYAAFHQRVRRLEEAGAIAVRARRTAGRGRTREIHVRFDPARVVSACGGNAGACPGQREGEEAA
- a CDS encoding PKD domain-containing protein; the protein is MRLCLPVLFLLIGILLSPCTASDEPADGTVVPADAGGGVAGIAEAARGGPPLPPRADFAVYGPTTGPAPFRVQFFDNTSGTPPFRHRWDFGDGGASTEMNPVHVYTQNGVYTVTLAVEGPYGSDSVAKEGYIRVMNATPAANFTASPAFGPAPLEVTFTDTSAGVVHERFWEFGDGTTAWSNESATVTHVYTLPGNYTVSLTVRNEGGEDRLARPGCVTVLPSGPPPIPYFVANPPFGFAPLTVRFRDMSVRSPTAWFWDFGDGVTSTERNPVHTYALPGIYTVALTVGNAGGTATSTGTVVVRSPTTVPTPATTVTTPPTTPVPPAKPPVAFFRMNVTIGKAPLSVRFTDMSFFAPASWHWDFGDGNTSSERNPVHTYVSPGTYTVTLTVRNAAGESTTSRPVFAR